A window of Cohnella herbarum contains these coding sequences:
- a CDS encoding tRNA threonylcarbamoyladenosine dehydratase, with product MLHQFSRTELAIGPEGLELLKGSTVAVLGIGGVGGIAAEALARSGIGRIVLIDKDVVDITNVNRQIHALTTTVGQPKADLMRDRIKLINPECDVVSLRMFYTEETYEELFKYPLDYVIDASDTISYKIHLIKQCLERKIPIISSMGAANKTDPTRFQVADISKTTVDPIARVIRKKLRNEGIKKGVQVVFSTELPIKPREDVTQRIVPETAPEIRKAQQPPSSNAFVPPVAGLIMVSVVFKELLAKVDKPYA from the coding sequence ATGTTGCATCAGTTCTCCAGAACGGAATTGGCGATCGGTCCGGAAGGGCTGGAACTGCTTAAGGGCAGTACGGTCGCGGTGTTAGGTATCGGCGGAGTCGGCGGGATTGCCGCGGAAGCGTTAGCGCGCTCCGGAATCGGCCGTATCGTGCTGATCGACAAAGACGTGGTAGATATTACGAACGTCAATCGTCAAATCCATGCGCTCACGACTACGGTCGGCCAGCCGAAAGCGGATTTGATGAGGGATCGCATTAAGCTTATTAATCCGGAATGCGACGTCGTCTCGTTGCGGATGTTCTATACGGAGGAGACGTACGAGGAGTTGTTCAAGTATCCGCTGGATTACGTCATCGACGCGTCGGATACGATTTCGTACAAGATTCATCTCATTAAACAGTGCCTGGAACGGAAAATTCCGATCATCTCCAGCATGGGAGCGGCCAATAAAACCGACCCTACGCGGTTTCAAGTCGCGGATATTTCGAAAACGACGGTCGATCCGATCGCGCGGGTCATCCGCAAGAAGCTGCGCAACGAAGGCATTAAGAAGGGCGTTCAAGTCGTATTCTCGACGGAACTTCCGATTAAGCCGAGGGAAGACGTGACGCAGCGGATCGTTCCCGAGACGGCGCCGGAAATTCGCAAAGCGCAGCAACCGCCGTCCAGTAATGCTTTTGTTCCCCCGGTGGCCGGGTTGATCATGGTCAGCGTAGTGTTTAAGGAGCTTCTGGCTAAGGTGGATAAACCTTACGCGTGA